In Pleurocapsa sp. PCC 7319, the following are encoded in one genomic region:
- a CDS encoding GlsB/YeaQ/YmgE family stress response membrane protein, which yields MNILAWLALGLIAGALAKLIYPGHQGGGILATIGLGILGALVGGYIGQALLGSSGAAAASAGALTIPGIIFAVLGAMLLIFIWGLITRRAA from the coding sequence ATGAATATTTTAGCTTGGTTAGCATTAGGATTAATTGCTGGAGCATTAGCGAAACTAATCTATCCTGGTCATCAAGGTGGCGGTATTTTGGCCACAATTGGTCTAGGCATTTTGGGTGCATTAGTTGGTGGCTACATTGGTCAAGCATTGTTAGGAAGTTCGGGGGCAGCAGCAGCCTCGGCAGGAGCATTGACTATTCCTGGTATTATCTTTGCTGTTTTAGGTGCAATGTTACTAATCTTTATTTGGGGTCTAATTACTCGTCGCGCTGCGTAA
- a CDS encoding UPF0236 family transposase-like protein, giving the protein MNQNYNDLIEQISDLLFETIVEQEPNLAEKVTNLDRDVLSLLRAIGLRVMSMLLSWLVNQVTNQMKKPGWVVHRRPQIKYTVIFGQLKIESPYLWNKTIKRGVRSVVEQLGISQGDYSIGVKQALTEFGAEESFEGAAKRFQEHYGFWVERNAVRREVETIAAQAQQYIEHRLDSLKQQADDHQNQTQGLSRLIVELDGCQIRTGVYFPSQKAELTPKRQLAKKERKIDWREVRVGFARPVEDRQKRTFIARMDKYPAVVQQLVSAAIDQGMGTDTEVTAVADGGNGLREALERGFPKLKFILDRIHLKQHIYQTADALGLTGIHRHIWTSHLLSLIDRGKINKAIKFINRHFHNSPAKNKLDNLSLMLSSSTVSLTTLTPF; this is encoded by the coding sequence ATGAATCAAAATTATAATGACCTGATTGAACAAATCAGCGATCTTCTATTTGAGACGATAGTAGAGCAAGAGCCAAATCTAGCTGAAAAAGTCACGAACCTCGACAGAGACGTATTATCATTGTTACGAGCTATTGGCCTGAGAGTGATGTCAATGTTATTGAGTTGGTTAGTCAATCAGGTTACGAACCAAATGAAGAAACCTGGCTGGGTTGTCCATCGAAGACCACAAATTAAATACACAGTAATCTTTGGACAGTTAAAAATAGAATCTCCCTATTTATGGAATAAAACAATTAAACGGGGAGTTCGCTCTGTAGTCGAACAATTAGGAATTTCTCAAGGAGATTACTCCATAGGAGTTAAACAAGCCTTAACCGAGTTTGGAGCTGAAGAATCCTTTGAAGGAGCAGCCAAAAGGTTTCAAGAGCATTATGGTTTCTGGGTTGAAAGAAATGCAGTTAGAAGAGAAGTCGAAACGATAGCGGCTCAAGCACAGCAATATATTGAGCATCGCTTGGATAGTCTGAAACAGCAAGCTGACGACCACCAAAATCAGACCCAAGGCTTATCGAGACTGATAGTTGAATTAGACGGTTGTCAGATTCGCACGGGAGTCTATTTTCCTTCTCAAAAAGCAGAATTAACCCCAAAACGTCAGCTCGCTAAAAAAGAGCGAAAAATCGATTGGCGCGAAGTTAGAGTGGGATTTGCACGTCCAGTTGAGGATCGCCAAAAGCGAACTTTTATAGCGCGAATGGACAAATATCCTGCCGTAGTGCAACAACTGGTAAGTGCAGCTATTGACCAGGGAATGGGGACAGACACAGAAGTTACGGCAGTGGCGGATGGAGGTAATGGTTTACGAGAGGCTCTTGAACGAGGTTTTCCCAAGCTTAAATTTATTCTCGATCGCATTCATCTCAAACAACATATTTATCAAACTGCTGATGCTCTTGGTTTAACTGGTATACATCGTCACATTTGGACTAGCCACCTTCTGAGCTTAATTGATCGAGGGAAGATTAACAAAGCAATTAAATTTATTAATCGTCATTTTCACAACAGTCCAGCCAAGAACAAATTAGACAATTTATCTCTTATGTTAAGTTCATCAACAGTATCATTAACTACTCTAACCCCTTTCTAA
- a CDS encoding YqaE/Pmp3 family membrane protein, with the protein MNDIIRIIIAIVLPPLGVFLQVGLGKDFWINILLTLLGYIPGLVHAIWIIAKK; encoded by the coding sequence ATGAACGACATAATTCGCATTATCATTGCTATTGTGCTGCCACCACTAGGAGTATTTTTGCAGGTGGGCTTGGGTAAAGACTTTTGGATTAATATCTTGTTAACTTTGCTCGGTTATATTCCTGGTTTGGTTCATGCTATCTGGATTATTGCTAAGAAGTAA
- a CDS encoding SWIM zinc finger family protein, with protein sequence MGEFSRTWWGQKFITAIESFTDAARLGRGRSYARGGKILEFAVNKGEIEATIRGSVNPYFGVYTEPRYHTVVKIKPIAKKDWSKIIQSMAKNASFVSKLLLNEVPENIERSFREVNKNLLPHSEGDFQTSCSCPDWSNPCKHIAGLCYRFASELDEDPFLIFELRGLTQEQLHQELAKTPLGQALIAGLKTEELAPTPITSYYTRPQKNQFNSATSLKEFWQGKTITPSIISENRETNISGILVKKAGDFPEFWHRDTSFIATMEELYQRVKTKNRDVF encoded by the coding sequence ATGGGTGAATTTAGTCGGACTTGGTGGGGACAAAAATTTATTACAGCCATTGAATCTTTTACTGATGCTGCCAGATTAGGGAGAGGTCGTTCTTATGCCAGAGGGGGGAAAATTCTCGAATTTGCCGTTAATAAAGGTGAAATTGAAGCCACTATTAGAGGTTCGGTCAATCCTTACTTTGGAGTCTATACTGAACCCCGTTATCATACAGTAGTTAAAATTAAACCGATTGCCAAAAAAGACTGGTCCAAGATTATTCAAAGTATGGCCAAAAATGCCAGTTTTGTCTCTAAATTACTGTTAAACGAAGTTCCAGAAAATATCGAACGTAGTTTTAGAGAAGTGAACAAAAATCTGCTGCCTCATAGCGAGGGGGATTTTCAAACCTCTTGTTCTTGTCCAGACTGGTCAAATCCTTGCAAACATATTGCTGGTCTCTGTTACCGCTTTGCTTCAGAACTAGATGAAGACCCGTTTTTAATCTTCGAATTACGGGGTTTAACTCAAGAGCAATTACATCAAGAATTAGCCAAAACACCCCTAGGTCAAGCTTTAATTGCTGGTTTGAAGACAGAGGAATTAGCTCCTACTCCTATTACATCCTATTACACTAGACCGCAAAAAAATCAATTCAATTCAGCGACTTCTCTCAAGGAATTTTGGCAGGGTAAAACCATAACTCCCTCCATAATCTCCGAAAATAGAGAAACTAATATTTCGGGAATTTTAGTTAAAAAAGCGGGGGATTTTCCTGAGTTTTGGCATCGAGATACTTCTTTTATTGCCACTATGGAGGAACTCTATCAAAGAGTTAAAACTAAAAATCGCGATGTTTTTTAA
- a CDS encoding DEAD/DEAH box helicase, with protein sequence MKILHGTWIPDETEELIQSGGFYLWVEATEPKTTKNSKTIHPYQLSGKNLESFLAQDLGIKNLQSDGITPKYFLLPTVKEQPLPSLELARYLETELPEEFTWQYWEIDCYQTTTSVKVSGYSYELVNNVIKLLNELHFIAINSKNEIQFGADLLFWYYYTQSFKQIILQDQYIPALKYYQPQPKTKRRKKRSDLEIYPGWEIISPTYEDQLANYLESMPKISVAGFAALPKTPHFYDEETLLRHFSECLLTDIVTHTPTTAKFSKQLSGTILEKCTDSDLISRPGTNDLAVEEYQQWQSWRYKITHTQDNIPFYLYFQLQTPKGAEEPWQLQFQVAPKKDPSLKISLQDYWRLGTKKRTVFYKQFGSEFESNLLLNLGYAARIYPLLWTGLETNEPKGVILDLDEAFEFLKETAWILENAGYKVIVPAWWTPKGRKRAKLRLKVSGSSQSATKSETKSYFGLDTLVQYQYQLSIGNHPVTQEEWEQLVNAKVPLVKFRGEWVELDLAKMQQMLEFWQQQGQENQQMSLLELLQREAEAGAELEFERDDTLEEMLQKLNDKSQLELVTDLPNFQGKLRKYQQRGVSWLNYLENLGLNGCLADDMGLGKTIEVIARLIQERNDRTQVAPTLLIVPTSVIGNWQKEITKFAPHFRSLIHHGSDRSKDASEFQKAIASHDVIITSYTLVRKDAKLFDRIDWQRIVLDEAQNIKNPKAAQTKAILKLNAPHRLALTGTPVENRLLDLWSIFNFLNPGYLGKQAQFRKAFEIPIQKNSDRTKALTLKKLVEPFILRRVKTDKSIIKDLPDKVEQKVYCNLTPEQASLYEAVVQDVAQQIEEKSGIERKGLILSTLMKLKQICNHPRQFLQDESEFTPNRSHKLSRLQEMIEEIQAEQESLLLFTQFREIGDALQQYFRHHYHYPTYYIHGGTNRKQRDKMIAEFQEPDTPPAVFILSLKAGGVGITLTKANHVFHFDRWWNPAVEDQASDRAFRLGQKKNVFVHKFVTLGSLEEKIDVMIEDKKRLSESVVGADESWLTELDNDKFRELIALNRSAVLD encoded by the coding sequence ATGAAAATTCTTCACGGCACTTGGATACCAGATGAAACAGAAGAGTTGATTCAGTCTGGAGGCTTTTATCTCTGGGTAGAGGCCACAGAACCTAAGACAACTAAAAACTCTAAGACAATTCATCCTTATCAACTCTCAGGCAAAAACTTAGAATCTTTTTTAGCTCAAGATTTAGGCATTAAAAATCTACAATCAGATGGGATTACACCCAAATATTTTTTACTACCGACTGTCAAGGAGCAACCTTTACCTTCGTTAGAATTAGCTCGTTATCTGGAAACAGAATTACCAGAAGAATTTACCTGGCAGTATTGGGAGATTGATTGTTATCAAACTACTACAAGTGTCAAAGTCAGTGGCTATAGTTACGAGCTAGTCAATAATGTGATCAAACTACTAAATGAGCTTCACTTTATCGCCATTAACAGTAAGAATGAAATTCAATTTGGAGCAGATCTATTATTCTGGTATTACTATACTCAAAGTTTTAAACAAATTATTCTCCAAGACCAATACATTCCCGCGCTCAAATATTATCAACCTCAACCAAAGACTAAAAGACGTAAAAAACGGTCAGATTTAGAAATTTATCCAGGTTGGGAAATAATCTCCCCTACTTATGAAGACCAGCTGGCAAATTATCTAGAGTCAATGCCTAAAATTAGCGTAGCTGGTTTTGCAGCTCTACCTAAAACTCCTCATTTCTATGATGAAGAAACTCTTTTACGTCATTTTTCGGAATGTTTGCTCACAGATATTGTGACCCATACTCCTACTACGGCTAAATTTAGCAAACAACTATCAGGAACCATTTTAGAAAAATGTACTGATTCCGATCTGATATCTCGTCCTGGGACTAACGATCTAGCTGTTGAAGAGTATCAGCAATGGCAATCTTGGCGGTATAAAATAACTCACACCCAGGATAATATTCCTTTTTATCTTTATTTCCAATTACAAACACCGAAGGGCGCAGAAGAACCTTGGCAATTACAGTTTCAGGTAGCACCCAAAAAAGATCCTTCCTTAAAGATATCCCTTCAAGATTACTGGCGATTAGGAACGAAAAAAAGAACTGTCTTCTATAAACAATTTGGCTCGGAATTTGAATCCAATTTATTACTCAATCTCGGTTATGCAGCCCGTATTTATCCTCTACTGTGGACTGGTTTAGAAACCAATGAACCTAAGGGGGTAATTCTTGACCTGGACGAAGCTTTTGAATTTCTCAAAGAGACTGCCTGGATACTGGAAAATGCCGGATATAAAGTTATAGTTCCTGCTTGGTGGACTCCCAAGGGCAGAAAACGGGCTAAATTGCGCCTTAAAGTGTCTGGTAGCAGCCAATCTGCCACTAAATCAGAAACTAAAAGTTATTTTGGTCTCGATACACTTGTTCAGTACCAATATCAATTATCGATTGGGAATCATCCCGTTACTCAAGAAGAATGGGAACAATTAGTTAATGCCAAAGTACCCCTAGTTAAGTTTCGAGGGGAATGGGTAGAACTGGATTTGGCAAAAATGCAGCAGATGTTGGAGTTCTGGCAACAACAGGGACAAGAAAATCAACAAATGTCACTGCTGGAATTATTACAAAGGGAAGCAGAAGCTGGGGCGGAATTAGAATTTGAGCGAGACGATACTTTAGAAGAGATGTTGCAGAAGCTCAATGATAAAAGTCAACTGGAATTAGTTACCGATTTGCCCAATTTTCAAGGTAAGTTACGAAAATATCAACAACGGGGCGTTTCCTGGCTTAATTATCTGGAAAACCTGGGACTTAATGGCTGTCTCGCTGATGATATGGGTTTAGGCAAAACGATCGAGGTGATTGCTCGGTTGATCCAGGAAAGAAACGATCGCACTCAAGTGGCACCGACTTTGCTTATTGTACCTACTTCCGTGATTGGCAATTGGCAAAAAGAAATTACCAAATTTGCTCCTCATTTTCGGAGCCTGATTCATCATGGTAGTGACAGAAGTAAGGATGCGTCAGAATTCCAGAAGGCGATCGCCTCTCATGATGTGATTATCACTTCTTATACTCTAGTTCGCAAAGATGCCAAACTATTCGATCGCATTGACTGGCAACGCATTGTTCTGGATGAGGCACAAAATATTAAAAATCCCAAGGCAGCTCAAACCAAGGCGATTCTTAAACTTAATGCCCCTCACCGTCTCGCTTTGACTGGTACTCCTGTAGAAAATCGTCTGTTAGATTTGTGGTCGATTTTCAACTTTCTCAACCCAGGTTATCTGGGCAAACAAGCTCAGTTTCGCAAAGCTTTTGAAATTCCGATCCAAAAAAATAGCGATCGCACTAAAGCCCTTACTCTGAAGAAATTAGTTGAACCGTTCATCCTGCGTCGAGTTAAAACCGATAAAAGCATCATTAAAGACTTGCCCGATAAAGTTGAACAAAAAGTTTATTGCAACCTTACCCCAGAACAAGCTTCTCTTTACGAAGCTGTGGTACAGGATGTGGCACAACAAATAGAAGAAAAATCAGGAATTGAACGTAAAGGCTTAATCCTGTCCACACTAATGAAACTGAAGCAAATCTGCAACCATCCCCGACAATTCTTACAAGATGAAAGCGAATTTACCCCCAACCGTTCTCATAAACTATCTCGTCTTCAAGAAATGATTGAAGAAATACAAGCCGAACAAGAAAGTTTACTGCTCTTTACTCAATTCCGCGAAATCGGCGATGCTCTACAACAGTATTTTCGTCACCATTATCACTATCCAACTTACTATATTCACGGTGGCACTAACCGTAAGCAACGGGACAAAATGATTGCCGAATTTCAAGAGCCAGACACTCCTCCAGCCGTCTTTATCCTTTCCCTGAAAGCTGGTGGTGTGGGGATTACGCTGACTAAAGCTAATCACGTATTTCACTTCGATCGCTGGTGGAATCCGGCGGTAGAAGACCAGGCTAGCGATCGCGCTTTTCGCCTGGGACAAAAGAAAAATGTTTTTGTCCACAAATTTGTCACTTTAGGTTCTTTAGAAGAAAAAATCGACGTGATGATTGAAGATAAAAAGCGATTATCAGAATCTGTAGTCGGTGCCGATGAATCTTGGTTAACTGAGTTAGACAATGATAAGTTTCGAGAATTAATTGCTTTGAATCGCAGTGCAGTTTTGGATTAA
- a CDS encoding CsbD family protein has translation MSIEDRVKATAKNIEGKVQEAVGEVTGNPQDKAEGKEKQAQAQVEHSVENVKDEIKKVID, from the coding sequence ATGAGTATTGAAGATAGAGTAAAAGCTACTGCTAAAAACATTGAAGGAAAAGTACAAGAAGCAGTAGGAGAAGTAACAGGTAATCCTCAAGATAAAGCAGAAGGAAAAGAAAAACAAGCTCAAGCCCAGGTAGAACACAGTGTCGAAAATGTTAAAGATGAAATCAAAAAAGTGATTGATTAA
- a CDS encoding NAD(P)/FAD-dependent oxidoreductase has protein sequence MSKEYFDIVIIGAGLSGVGAAYHLQTKCPSKSYIILEGRDSMGGTWDLFRYPGVRSDSDMHTLGYNFKPWREAKVIADGSSILKYVRETAEENEIDKHIRYGYLVKKATWSSADATWTIETENQNTGTTVSFSCNFLLMCSGYYSYKKGYTPEFKNPHLFRGEIVHPQEWPETLDYRGKKVIVIGSGATAITLVPEMAKDAEHVVMLQRSPTYIVSRPDQDTSANWLRKLLPERIAYFITRWKYITLQGLFYHRTRTEPKKVKRMLLKMVRQELGPEYDIETHFTPRYDPWDQRLCLVPNSDLFQAIKSGKASVATEQIDTFTEKGILLKSGKELEADIIVTATGLNIVVLGGVKFIVDAQPVEFSKTYTYKGLMYSNVPNLVSISGYINASWTLRAELMAEYVCRLINHMDEKGYRQCTPSLDDEERNMPERPWVEDFSSGYIQRAIHLLPKQGDHEPWINPQNYQRDKKMLRHGAIEDGVMVFSNCVPISKL, from the coding sequence ATGTCTAAGGAATATTTCGACATTGTAATTATCGGCGCGGGGCTTTCAGGTGTCGGCGCTGCTTACCACCTGCAAACCAAGTGCCCGAGCAAAAGCTATATCATTTTGGAAGGTAGGGACTCGATGGGCGGAACCTGGGATCTCTTTCGCTATCCAGGTGTCCGTTCCGATAGCGACATGCATACCCTCGGTTATAATTTCAAACCCTGGCGCGAAGCGAAAGTTATTGCCGACGGCTCATCAATCCTAAAATATGTGCGGGAGACTGCTGAAGAGAACGAGATCGACAAACATATCCGCTATGGTTATCTAGTGAAGAAAGCTACTTGGTCTAGCGCGGATGCTACCTGGACAATTGAAACTGAAAACCAAAATACAGGAACCACCGTTAGCTTCAGCTGCAATTTTCTGTTGATGTGTTCTGGGTACTACAGTTATAAAAAAGGTTACACTCCTGAATTCAAAAATCCCCATCTTTTTAGGGGAGAGATCGTTCATCCGCAGGAATGGCCCGAAACTCTCGACTATCGTGGTAAGAAAGTAATTGTCATCGGTTCTGGAGCCACTGCGATTACCCTAGTACCAGAAATGGCTAAAGATGCCGAACATGTAGTGATGCTACAACGATCGCCGACCTATATTGTCTCGCGTCCCGACCAGGACACGAGTGCCAATTGGTTACGCAAGCTCTTGCCAGAACGTATAGCTTACTTCATCACGCGCTGGAAGTATATTACGCTTCAAGGACTCTTTTATCATCGTACGCGCACTGAGCCAAAAAAGGTCAAGCGTATGCTGCTAAAGATGGTACGTCAAGAACTCGGTCCAGAATATGATATTGAGACTCATTTCACCCCACGCTACGACCCCTGGGACCAGCGCCTCTGCCTCGTGCCAAATAGCGACCTATTTCAGGCGATTAAGTCAGGTAAAGCCTCTGTAGCCACCGAGCAGATCGACACCTTTACCGAGAAGGGCATCCTGCTCAAATCGGGCAAGGAATTAGAAGCCGATATTATTGTTACGGCGACTGGACTCAATATCGTCGTACTTGGTGGTGTAAAGTTTATCGTCGATGCCCAACCAGTTGAGTTTTCTAAGACCTATACTTACAAAGGTTTAATGTATTCGAACGTGCCGAATTTGGTTTCTATTTCCGGCTACATTAACGCTTCTTGGACTTTACGCGCCGAACTTATGGCAGAATATGTTTGCCGACTCATCAATCATATGGATGAGAAAGGATATCGTCAGTGTACGCCAAGTCTTGATGACGAGGAGCGAAATATGCCAGAGCGACCCTGGGTCGAAGATTTTTCTTCTGGCTATATACAACGCGCGATACACTTGTTACCCAAGCAGGGCGATCACGAGCCCTGGATTAACCCGCAGAACTACCAGCGTGATAAGAAAATGCTCCGCCATGGGGCGATCGAGGATGGTGTAATGGTTTTCAGCAATTGTGTCCCGATTAGTAAACTGTGA